GCTTGTGGATAAATTTTTAGCTAGTGGTTACGTCTAGCTCCAGCGCCTACTTGACTCCTGCGTCACTTCTTTTTTCTCGTCGCAAAAGTGTCGCTCGTGTACAGCCCACAACACTTCGTCGAATAAGCTATGAGTTGTCTCGACGGATACAGCTACAAAGTGATACTTGTAGAGGAAGAGACAAGGCGCTTGCGCTTTTGTTCTTCACATCAGAAGTTATTTTTTATAGCTAATAGTATAGTGGCGATTACAGTTTTTTTCTTTATGGCTCGTATTCTTATATGTTATGGAGTGCTATTAATGATTTATACAATACAATTAGCGTAAAAAAGCTTTCAATTGTTAAGTATAAGGTAACTACGGTACTCCTTTTTGTATAAGGACTCCGCAATCACCGAGTTTTCTTTATGATAGAACTGCAGTTGTATACGTACAAGTCATTTCATCTGGATGGAGCATATTCGATTCTTGTTTAAGTGTAATATCACCAAAGAAGTACTTAAAAATTCCTTTAATTTGTGCATGATGCATTTTACAGACGGCATAGTTTTCTTTCGCAAGTTCTTTAAACGTGCAATTAAATACACGAAAGACAACTTCATTTTTATCTTCGTTATAGTAAATCTCAGGGTTTAAGCCTTGGTTTAAGGAAATCTTTTCTATGAATTTTACTTTCTCTTCAGGTGTAAATTCATTTAGGCTTTTATCTAGTGTACCTACAAAAGCTTTAGAAGTTTCGAGACCAAACTGTTCTCCACACTGAGTGAGGGCTTGCTCCCCATCTTTTCCTAAAGAAGCTAGTGCTTGAATCGTGATTTCAGATAGGCGTTGATAATCACGGTATGGAAATTGGAGGCTGACTACTTCATCTGATAGTCGATAAAATCGACTAGGACGTCCGCCCTTTCCTGTTTTTTTAGTGTCTGAGTAAAGCATATTGACATCTTCGAGTTTTGTTAAATGAAGTCTTGCTACGTTTGCGTGAATTTTAAATGTGTCTGCAATTTCTTGAACAGTTACATCCCTGTGTTGTCTTGCTACATATTGATAAATTGAAAAGCGGGTTGCATCGGATAATACACTCGTAATTTTAAGTGTTTGCTGTTCCATTTCGACTCACTCCTATGGAAGAAAGATTCTGTCTTCATTATATTATAGTGCTTTATATAAATAAACGCATTTTCAAGCTAATAATGGGGTTAAAAGTAATAATTTCACACGATGTTCACATCCGACATTTTTTGCAAGCATTATACTCTTAAAGTACATAACGTGAATCAATTTCATAATTACGTTTTTCGCGAAATGAAACGAATGATATGATAAATTTTTTATTAAATGTACGTTTAATTTGAAAGTGAACATAACAAAAGACGGCGTCTCCGGGAGGATCAGCGACGAGCAATACTTCTTCGAACTGCTTCGAGCTGCGACGAGTAATCGCAGGAACACTGTTTATCTGCGACGAGTAACCGCAGGAGCAACGAGCTGAAGATCCATTTAGGCGAAGAGTCGTCGAGCCTAAGTTAGCTGAAGACAAGCCCACGGGAAAGCGTCAGTCTGAAGTGAAGTTCACGCTCACCATTCGGAATTTTGCATCTTATTTTGAGGTACGAAATTGATTCAACGTATAAAATTCGGAAGAAGAATTATTACAAAAGACAGGTTTAATGTTAAGAAAAAGAAGGGAATTAGGACAATAATAGTGAATTGTATATAGAAATATAGTAGGAGGAATGCGTTATGAGTAAAATGGATACGAAAGATTTTGTCATCGGAGCAATCGTCGGAGGAATTATTGGGGCTTCAACAGCGGTGCTCATGACTCCTAAGTCTGGAAGAGAGTTACGTGAAGATATTAATGAAAAAGCAACAACAGCGAAAGACAAAACAGTTGAATTAACTAGTGTTGCAAAAGAAAAAGGGGCAGAATACTCTCAAATTGCGATGGAAAAATCCGATGAGTGGTCAAAGTTAGCAAAAGATCAGTGGGGGCGCATAACAGATAAAGGTGAAGAAATGACGCAAAAAGCGTCTGACTTAAGTCAAGATATTAAAAGTGACGTAAAAGATGCCATGGAGACTGAAAAAGAAGAAGGAAAGAAGTTAGCTCAACAAGTCATTCAAGACATTGAAGAAACACGTGATACGTTAAAAGAAGATGTTGAAGAATTAAAAAGTAAGTAAAAAAGCAAGGGAATTTAATATGTGCAAAACATAATGAAAGAGGATGATTTATAAGTGCTAGGCACTTATAAATCATCCTCTTTAAAATGGCTGGGATGGCAGGAT
The Bacillus shivajii DNA segment above includes these coding regions:
- a CDS encoding helix-turn-helix transcriptional regulator; this translates as MEQQTLKITSVLSDATRFSIYQYVARQHRDVTVQEIADTFKIHANVARLHLTKLEDVNMLYSDTKKTGKGGRPSRFYRLSDEVVSLQFPYRDYQRLSEITIQALASLGKDGEQALTQCGEQFGLETSKAFVGTLDKSLNEFTPEEKVKFIEKISLNQGLNPEIYYNEDKNEVVFRVFNCTFKELAKENYAVCKMHHAQIKGIFKYFFGDITLKQESNMLHPDEMTCTYTTAVLS
- a CDS encoding YtxH domain-containing protein, with the protein product MSKMDTKDFVIGAIVGGIIGASTAVLMTPKSGRELREDINEKATTAKDKTVELTSVAKEKGAEYSQIAMEKSDEWSKLAKDQWGRITDKGEEMTQKASDLSQDIKSDVKDAMETEKEEGKKLAQQVIQDIEETRDTLKEDVEELKSK